Part of the Micropterus dolomieu isolate WLL.071019.BEF.003 ecotype Adirondacks linkage group LG17, ASM2129224v1, whole genome shotgun sequence genome is shown below.
ttatggaccaatcacagcgcaggTCACATGCAACATAACGCAGAGACAGCGCAACTCGGCCTGTGATTGGCCAGCGAAGCCGTCTCGACGTCGCAAGAAGCCGAACTACCCACCCTATCTGCAGTACAACAGTCGGggcaaaataatattaaaccCTCTATCCAAACACGGTCTTTTGATCGACTAAAGCACAAGTTCGCTCAAAAATGAAGTCGGTGTAAGCGAGCTGTGAACTTGTCGACCATCATAACTCAAGTAAATCCAACAGTAGTGAAGCAGGAAAAAGAACAAAGCCCGTAAACAAGAACAGAGCGTGCACACGAGAGTGCCCCTGTCACAAGACAATAACAACCGGCGACAATGAACTTAACATATGTGAAGTTAAATCTCACCACATCTTCATATGTCCTCGGGTGCTCGTTTCCCAGCCAGTCCAACCTCCCGGGTAAGAGCTATCGAAAACAAGAGTTTGGTAAAGCGGAGTCACCACACAAAACACCAGCAGGTACACATTAAGCTAGTAAAAAAAACGGTGATGTCAAACGAGTGAGACGTAAAAGGATATTAAAAAGAGTGAGACAAGTTTTATGCCCAGACTCGGACAACACCGACGGATAGCAGTTAGCAGTTAACAAGCAGCAGGGATATACACACCTGATATTCCTCTAGTTCGCTCGCTAGGACCTGCCGTGGATTAAAAGAGGCGATTCAGATTAGATTGCCTCTATTAACTCTAGTAtcaactagctaactgttagtcaactattttgaaatacaaaacactGTGCCATTCAAGGCACGCCAGCTCACCTCAGCCGCTCTCCGACATGGACCCGTTGTTAGAAAACGAGAAATCAAGTAATACAGCTCTGAAATTGAACAGCGAGGACATTAAAACCgtgagagaggaaaaacagcAGTTTGGGATATCAATTAGCAAGACCGATATCGTTGTAAATGAGGCTATCAAGTGGGTTTACTTCTGCGGCTTACCCGACTCAAGGAGCGAAATGTTCCGATTTTTGGCCATTGAATCGGCCGTGATTTGGAGAGGTGAAACAAATTTTAGGCTAACTTTATGACTACAGAGAATaggatatatttatttaatttcggTTGCACAGCTCTGACCCCCTCCACGGTTGCTCCCGCTTTCTATTCAGCCTGTTTGCAGTCGCCATTGGAAGGATGAGGCCTGAGATACGACTTACTTCCGCCACAGCGGAGTAACACAGGAAAAAGGGGGTGGGGAGGAGCACTttcaacaaaagacaaaagtgaACGTTAGCCCGTGGGatagcaacattagcattatttGAATGTGACGCCAGGTTATTGATTCGATTCAAACCccacatgtaaataaatacacaattttAAAATAGTACAAAAAACACCATGAGCGAACGGTCGCCCCCTTTATGCTGACCAAGGTCGCGAGTTCTGCACATGACGTCATACGTAATGGTTGCCAATTTGCTTCACCGATCACTTGATTGATAAATTTCGCTTCATCACTTTTGTAAAATTTGCAACCCAGTCCTCTAGGGGTCGGGAGAAAGGCACTGTAATATCGTTActgactttctttctttgtaaGAGGAGTTTTATTGTGCCCAGGAAAATCAtatagttttttgtgtgttttatttgagtATTCATACATTACGTATCCTAGAGGTTGGGGCAGAGGGTCCCAAGCTGCAGTGGTGGAAGGTAACCAggtacatttattcaagtattGTAGACCTCAAATTtcaggtacttgtactttgcttgagtcttttcttttcatgccactttctacttctactccactaccaTTCAGAGGTAAAtcactttttactccactacatttatctgacagctttaagttactttacaaattaaaagtttGGCATACAAAACATATGGGCTTACAAAATATGATGTTTCGCATTACTTAAACTACCCACGAGtatatacaagtacagctgaaacgattTGTCAATTAATCTAtttgttgattgacagaaaatcaataatgacaataatcattagttgcagtcttatgcaaaatagttaaataaatgtttcatccAATAACCCCAAACTGACATGCAGAAAACCTAGAGCTAGATTAGTATTCCATTATAAGAGTTCTGGTTTCAGGGTCTCTGTAAAAAAAGCTGTCATCTAGTCTGCTGTGTGCACTTAATTTTGATGGTTAAATTAACAGGTTAATTTGGCCATGAGGTCAGGACAACCCAAGGGGCAGGGCCACAAGATGATTAAAAGAAATTCTGTtacacaaaattatttttgagCATTGAGGGTTCATTCTTGCCCTTAGAAACATATATCTGTGATTCTAAACTTAAAGTTCACTTCAGTCGCTGAAAAAGGCTAcagttgaaagctccagaaaaatggtaaatggactgtacttgttTTGCACCTTTCtcgtcttctgaccactcaaagtgctttacactacacCACATTTACACCATGATGACAGTGGCTACCATGCAaagtgccaactgctcatcagaaactgAAAACttatacattcacacacatggtacaagataaatgtatttataattttacagTAGGGTTGTATGACATTTGCAGTCTCCTTTTTTTCTACTATCAAAAGCAAATGTTAgacaaaaattatatatattatatattttgcatGGTCACGGCCTgggaaagaagctgctctgaagtctggtgGTAAGCAAATACTTCTGCATCTCttgccagacagcagcagggtgaacaggttGTGGCTGGTATCCTTTGGGCTGTGCTctgcacctcacctcaccgatatcattCTTGCTCAGTAGCTGGGTAAAATGATCTTTTGAGCGTTTTTtttatcacctgctgcagagccctcctgtcctGGGCCATGCACATCCCGTGCCAGTcggtgatgtttccagtcaggatgctttctattgctcctaaTTAATAGGAATGTGGCATGGGAATTTTGCCTTCTTAAACTTCCTTAATTTCTTAAGCCGTTTCTGAGTTTTCTTTACCAGCATGGAGATGTGAGATTAACATGTCACAGACCGGCAGACAGGCACAGCTattgggagcaatttggggttcagtattttaccactgaccttctgattagtggatgaCCCGCTCTACCTTCCGAGCCACAACTGCCACGAAAAGCTCTCACGTCATCAAAAGCTCATGTCCAACTAAGGGCCATGATCCGTAAGGATGGGTCACAAGGTTGGAAAGCTCTGATGATATTGTTGATAGCCAATAATACCACTGTTAAATATATTTGTGCATAGTGTGTTGCACTGAAAGGATCTGACTTTGTTGCCTATTTTAAACAGATATTTTCTTCTGGTCTCCATTTATTACTAAAAATTTATTCTAGATTTTCACAGGGCATAGCCCCTGAGATGAACCAGAATGGTAGTCAACATACAAGATTGTAATCTGGATTAACAAACTGGTAAAGCAGGCAACTGCCCAGCTTCACTGTGTGGCAAGTGTTTGTGGTAATTAATTGTAACTTTGGAAATATGGGAAGATGCTCTTTAGCGCAATATCAAGTGACCTAAGAGCTGCAAGGCAGAACCTGCTTTAGTAGCTGATTTTAAGACAGTCCAATTCTAGTTTCAAGATCTTCATTATTTCATCAGATATGCTTACATGATGCGTATTCCGAAATGAACTATTTCAAAGCCGTATGGGCCCCCAGGCATATTAATCCAGCCACGTTATTGATGCTTTGCATGGTTTTATAAGACATAAACATCCCATTTCCTGGGTATGCTTCACCTTAAAAATGTTAACATACTGTACTTTGCATTTGTTTGCATTATAGTATACATTTAACATCTTATTTTGGACATGCACATTCGtggagttaaaaaaaacattgtgaaatATGCTAAAGCACACATTTTACCATTACCTAGCAGTAAAACTGTATTTATACGAATATACCTCAAATGGGCATTTAACATATCCAGCCTTCTTTTTAGGTTATTGCCAAGGATTTGGGAAGTGGTTTAAAATACCTACAATAATTAATTTTAGGTAACAAAAGGTCCATCTGAACTAGTGCTTTCAACACTGTATGGTGGAGGTAATACATCATTGATGagaaacaatttaacatttaagaaaTTCCCACTTTAATTGGTATTTTATACCATTCATTACAAAAggaaactttttttaattttttttttttaatacaaaaaaaaggaggaaactGTACATTTGTAGAGAAATCCCCAAACCACTATGGCTACATCCACAAATTTTCAACATATCCATTTTGTTGACCGAGTGAAAATACCATGAGAAATATTGCATTTTGTTAAGCACATCTGAGaatattaatataacaatttaactgtatttaaatCGCTGACTACCATCACTGActgcataaaaaaataaaataaaaattgtccAACCCCTTCTAGTACATGAACATGATTAAAGTGAACGCTGCGAGCCAGACTTCGCATAGAACACAAATCTCAAACGATCAATCATCCTATTCGCTATCAAACACATAGCATTATGATGGATTCCATTCCCAAATAGTACAGGTTACAAAATGCATCAAGAATGTCTCAGGTAAACTCTCCCGGTTCAACATCAAATTCCTGATATGAACATGAATGCATGTCATATAGAAAACTACAGCCTACAAGCAATATAAGAAGCCAGAGAGAAACGAgcacaatgaaaaacaaaaaaaccccaacatgACTGAAACTTTCCCTTCACAGAAGCCATGAAATTGAATGGaattagtattttttaaaatgcatttcagcATCCCTAAAAACATTGCCGTCTTATGAAAAATAGTAGATAAAAATAATCTCTGCATTGTACAAGAAAGGAGGTATGGGGAGCATTGGCAAGTTAGTTTCGGGGTGGCACTACTACTCCGctgccttttcctcctcttcagcCTCTTCCTGCTTTCCGTCTGCctcatctgctgctgcagctggctgAAGGATGGAGAAAAACATGCTTTAACATTTTGATTCTCTTAACATTGCTATAGTGCAAGTTTCACATGGAGAGGCAAAATTGTAATACCTCCTCAGCTTTGTCCTCTCCATTTTCTGCAGGAGCCTCTTCTTTCTCTGCTTGAggttcttctttcttctcctctggcTTGGCCTTTGCTGCTTCTTTCACCTTTTTGTTCTTGGGAGGTGCCTACCATGTCAAATACAAACCATACAGCATGAAAGGCACCATCTACTGCACATAATGAGATCAAAACAGTGCATTTTAAGTGAACAGTGCTTTTGTGCATGATTTTTCCTTTTACCTTCGTCTTTTCTGGCTGTGGTTTtggctctgtctctctctgtaagACAAtaggaggggaaaaaatgatGCAAACATAATACGCATAGTAACAAAATATGCActgattttattaaaaatgttgtggTCTTTGCTTTGTAGAACTTACGTCTGACAACCTTTGAGACTTCCTCCTTggctgaagaaaaacacaagatgTTAATGCAGCCATTTGCAAGTATTAAAACCTCAACATGTAAGTAGGGAACAAAAGGTTACTCAATGTGTGGAGGGTGCTACGAGCACAAGAGGGAAAGTAATGAGTGCGTTTCCACATACAACCATTTATTCACCGGTTAAGAACGTCTATTAAACAATCCCTATGTCTCCTTCACCTGCATGAACTGAATTAAAGTCACTCAGACGAGAGTGGATCTTTAAATAAGTACATTTGAGATTTAGTTGTTGTAGACGAACAAATGTAATGCTGCACTGATGTACTTTACTGTCATCTTGGGAGCGAAGGTGAAACATTGTCTTGTAGCATGTGTAGAAaaatattgtgtaaataaaagaCCAATTTGGGCTTCATATCTAACCAGTGCCCCCTACTGGCTGAGGAGCTCCTAAAACCCAGCAGACTGACCAAGTTTGGATCATAACTTGAACATTTAGACCAACTGATTAACGTGGCCATCCTTACTACCACAGGTTCCACCTAACAAGATAAAAACTGGACTGTGCTACCTAAAGCCATCATGCATCAACCAAGACCTTCTCTTTGTCTTGGACTGAAAGTAGAACATAATGTTCATTTGGGCGCCATTTGAGGTGTAAAcatctgtttgagtcagtttgtgtgtgaataCTAACCTCTGCACTTGCATCTGCGTCAACGGTAgactgagaaaaagagagagtgaaaatTAAAAAGCCAGGAACAAAAACCATTCATGGGTACGCTAAAGTGGGTGTGTAATGCAAAGGGGGGATGGGCACCTCTCCCTCCCCTTAAGTCACAAAGAAATTATGCAATCTAAAAGTGGGGAGGGGAGACCGACACGATTCTACAGTGACTAAAAAAGCCTCTGCCTGTTCTAGTTTATTCCCGCCAAGCACTGTGGTGTATCATTTACAGACAGATGTGTTAAGTAAGCATGGTGCTCTAGCTACTTTAAGAAGGAAGTAGGGTCGCCCCACCTCCACATGCGCATCCATACATCGACACAATCAATCGGCTTTTTTGTTTCCAACGTGACTGAAGATCAGCCTTGTTCCACAAAACTTCTGACATGATTATACTGGCTTCAGTTAAAACTACCAGACGTGTCGCTGTCTTTTCGAGGATACATGAGCTGCCATGACGCGCTTAAAGAAAAGACCGAACACCTCAAGGATGACGCTCTCCAGTTTTACAGTGCGTACAGAAAGAGGTCAAAATATCAGTGTGAGCTGCAAATCCGCACATAACAACTCGACATAAAGAACGTGAAAACCGCTGCCCTTTTAATAACGCGTAAGACACACAGTAAATTCAATTATCAAAAGGCAATTACGGAAGGAATTTCCTTGAAATGGCAACCTGTTCGTCGACGGTGGTTCCACCTCTTTGTTTGATCTCAGCGCGCAAGTTTAGACAAATCATGACTAAACCACAGCCAGACGTACATTTAGCAGCTCCAACACAAGAGTGTTCGCTTTAGACGACACAATACCGCTGGCAAACTTGTGCGATGTGGAAGCATGTTTGGCTCTGCCAAGTAAAAAGGCGCCACTTCCCTGTATTAACAGGGTGGACACGACGGACCTGAGCACAGCCAAGGTGGACTAAATGCATGTACATGGACACGCTGCAGCGAGTATTTCTAACGTTACATTACAGGTCGTGCAGTGCGAACAGGCACATTGTAGCGAAACAGAAATACAGCCTATGCATTTTTAACTAATGATAATAAATCTACTGTATGTATCACATTTCACATAATATACACATTTTAACTTACTTTTTTCCTTCCCATTGTTGCTTATGTTGTGCAGCAGAGATAAAAGAATAGCACGACCGTTTACAGTTTAGGAAACTAAATGAGTCAGTCCTAcacctcctgaacagtctgtaaGTTAACATAAACGCCCGACCAGTACTAGAACTAGCTCAAACCGGATTGGATCCCCCTCTCGGTATATTTTATCCCTTATCCTACCAACCTACCAGAAGGAGTTACCCCCCGCCCCTTGCTTCCAGTGATTGGCTTTGAGGTCGAGGCAGCACATTTTTGAACCATAACATTTTACCTGTGTGGGCAGGATTGCATGCCAATCACTGCACCCGGCCGTCTCTCGCTTTTTAATCACGGGCTGTTCCCAGGGTGTGTGCAAGATGTGGAAAATACATGGCAACCATCTAACTGTTTTAATGCGTTAAATaagaatataaatgaataaacataatatataaaCAAGCATGCCAAATCTTCAAATGTTGCATTTCCGCACTGTGTGATCTCTGTCTTTACGATTGTTGACGTGCATGCATAGTCTACCTATATTACCGTCTGGAAACGACACACTTCACTAAAGCATATTTGACTATAATTCTTATGATAAACATATTAAACTAAATAAGTTAATTGGTGttgtaaacacacaaataaatagcCTTCGTGTACATTTAGCTGTTAGCAGCACAACCTGAATGGCCTCATTATTGTGTAAGTGCGCTGTGGAGCGCTGCAGCGCCACAGCTGCAACAAGGAGGAACAAACATGGCGGCCGGGTATGCGTGGTTCCTTGTGTTGGGGTCGGTTTTTCTGTGCAATCTCATGAAAACACTCCTGCCGACCATATCCTCTTTCGTAAGTAGGGGGTGTTTGCCTTGAAGATACACGCTATAACTTTATGTTAGGGCAATTCCTGTTGCCTGATCTCACAGACGGTACTGTATTACTGTAAATTAAAGCTAATGGATAATGCTAGTCGGATAGCTAGCTAGCAGCAATGTAAATTGTTCTGCTAGTCAGGGGGGTGGGGTCCCGGTATATTTTCTACACGTAATAAGGGGGAAACAGTTTAGTGTTGCACCATTGTTCAAATGTAAATAGTCGACTGTGGCGTTAACCATGTGTAACTGTGAACACTAAAAACTGAAATTGAGCCTGTGCGTCCATAACGTTAGACAATAgcttaatttacattttagattctttctgtttttcagtaataactttgtctttttctttatttcaagcTCTCAAAGATGGTGCAGAAAGATGCTGAGCAGGAGAGTGAGATGAGGGCTGAAATCCAGGAGATGAAGAAGGAGCAGTCCTCAATTAGCATGATGGATGAGTTTGCTAGATATGCCAGATTGGAGCGCAAAATCAACAAGATGACAGACAAGCTGAAAACACACGGTGAGAGACAGACGTAATTACTGTGAGTGACCTAGGAAGGACAATTTGATGGGACCCCCAAAACAAAGTCCAATActataattcaattcaaattagctttattggcatgaatgtgtaacaacaacattgccaaagcattatacatacaacataagaacaatcaaccccatacatttcatacTAAATAGCACCAGAGTGCCTTTAAGAAGCTTCAATTCACATTAAACTAACAACAGCAGGGAAGCAACACTACAGCAGCACTACAAATGATGTCCTCTAAATACCAATCAGCCTTTCTTTGACAGTTTCAACAATCATTTAAAACAAGCGTTCAAAAGAGAgcgtttattgcagggctgttgttttattttgccgTTCCTGTTGTTTAGTCCACCCTAGGTGTAGTGTAAACAAATGCTTCTCAGTCACTTTTACTGCAAAAAGCACATAATGTACTTTCCACACCTGCGCATGTCTACTACAGCAGATTCACACATTAAAACCCCCAACCACAGGAAGTGGCAGGAGGTCTTGGATAACATGAGTGTTCAGTGGGAACAGCTGCTGCCTGTTGCTGTTCTTCATTCTCAGCCTCAGGATTATCTTGTGCACAAACAGGAAGTGTCTAAACAGAATTGCAGTACGATACATATGCACAGCAGAGCGAGCAAAGGATGTTTCAGATTGTTTCCGCGGTGATATATTATTTGTACACAGTCAGTTTTAAACCTCCAATGACCATGCTATACAGCTCATGGTGTACTCTAAATGACTTTAATGAATACCAAACAATCACTTATTTCTGACTCCCAATCAGCTGACTTATAGTCTCTACAGTTGTGTTCATTAAGGGGAACTCTCCACTCTGAATGAAAAGTATCTTTAGGAAATGATCCAAAATTAACACAAACTTTACTTTATGTAGCGTATTgatatttcttatatttttttatacacaGAATACCTCACAGAGAATGCACTGTTACCCTATGACTGACTGAAAGCATTAATTGAGGCTGTACAAAAATAGGTGCTTAGTCTACTTTCAGACCTCTGAATtgctgatttttcttttcagtgacCTTGAGTAATGAAGGAATTCAACCTCATAAGATAAAAGGCACTGGCGTAGTATTAAAGAACCTGAATATTAACTAACCGTTATGTATTTCTTCACTTTTGCAGTGAAATCAAGGACAGCACAACAGGCCAAAATGAAATGGGTTGTGAACATTGTCTTTTATATTCTGCAGGTAGGTGGAAATTATAAGTAGAAGCATTTAATTGTATATTCTAATGTAATTATGAGACCCACCCAGAGAGCGGCTTCAGTACAAAAAATCGAAGCCTCCAGTTAATGCTATTTAAGTACTTCACTGAATGCTAGTAAAATGCCTATTATATACCaacatatttcttttatttgtcaGGCTGCTGTGATGATCTCCTTGATATGGAAGTATTACTCTGATCCAGTGACAGTGGTCCCCAGTAAATGGATAGCCCCCGTGGAGCGCCTTGTGGCCTTCCCAACAGGAGTGGCAGGTAATTAATCTGTTTTTCATATTTGATAACTGAGACTATAATTTAGGACTCCTCCATAATAATATACTACATATTggacatttttttgtaaaacaccACTCCTTTTGTTTAGATGGAATATTTTTGTACTGATTCAGACAAAATGcggagatatatatatatatatatatatatatatatatatatatatatatatatatatatatatatatatatatatatatatatatatatatatattctattcCATATAAAAACACTATGCTATTCCTTCCCTCTCTTAAAACTGTCATTAAGCCCAAGCTGTTGATCCATTAATTGATCGAGCTGTTCTTTTCCTTCAGGTGGAGTGGGAATCACATGCTGGTTGGTGGTTTGCAACAAAGTAGTTACACTAGGTCTCCATGCCGTCAGCTAGACTCCAGCTGAGTTAAATGCACTTCTTTTCTAACTTATTGATCAACATTTTGATGATGGAAGCcccagtttgtttgttttttttgtcattttttgtgtCAGCTGCTTCAGGTCAACCTGTATAAATGCAGTGCATTTTAGCGTTGGCTGTTTCATATTTCAACATAGTGTTTTGTTAATGTTGAatattggtattttttgttttgatgattTTGTATTAATTATATTAAGTTAATTGTGAGGATGGTCTGACTGAATATTATTTCAAAACATGATGCGGAAATGTTGAAATGCCTTTTTAAAGGAAAGATAATAAAAGCTTTTATTTGTTGTAATGTCATAAATTGGGAATTCACTAGCAAAAAGAAGTcaagtatttttttaagtagAATTGTAATGGATGAAGAACTGTAGATGGATCACAATGATTCCATGTAGctctaaagtaaaaaaaatatatatttagagAAATACTTTAGTATGGGAACATCAGTCTGCTGCCACTACAGTCAAAACTCCCTTGTCCACTTTTCCTCTCGGTCTGGCAGCTGGAAAGTACGGATGGATCTGAAACTTTACCCTCAGCTAGTCACCAATTCAGTAAATTTACTTGTACCAAAGGTCTCTTCATcagctttctctttctgttttgaactgctctTTACTCACACTGAGGGCTGGCCACTCCACCTTTGCTGGATTTCCCATCTCGTAGACAAAGTTCATTACCCGCACCACTGAGGGTCTCCGCCCTCACAGGGTTCTTGGTGCTTTCACTGGGATTCAAATCTGCCCTGCTGTAATAGATTGTTTGTAAATGTAGTTGCACCTGATTTTGGAAAGGCTGTATGCTTTCCTCTTAGGTTCAGGTGCATTTGGAGACTTTTCCTGAAATGTAGGACACCTTGTTCCTCTGTTTTCTGCTCTTCCTCTAACACCCCTGGGGCCTCGGATACCTCCTTTTCTTCTGCACAATCTCCCTCAGTTAGATGTTTTGGGCTCTCTTCTGACTATTGTGTTCACTGGTGtctgaaaacaaatattttcgTACGTTTTAGAAAGGTTCTGAATGACCCTAGGACAAAACACATGCAAGTTTGCGGTTTCTTTGTTTGCATATCCTCTTTGTGGATTAGTACCTCCTacgcttttttttctttcagcaaCTTTGCATGTGTGCATTGCCAGCTCTGTTATTTTACTATTATGCTGTATATTTGAAGTTAAGTGCTCACCTGCACATGCCTCAGTATCCTCTTGGTGCTTCTCCTCAAATGTGACATTTGCAGAAACCTCCGTCTCTGGATTTTCTGTTACCAAAGACTCCTGCAATGTGTTTTAAGGACAGTGACGTGATACACAGGCTCTATTAGTGCCTCTCATCTTAAATGATTTTGGGCTATAAAACATAAATGACCAAAAACATATAGATCGGAAAAGTCTGCAGAGGTAAGAAAATGTCCTACCGTCCTAGAGTACTTTCAGCATGAATCAACAATTAAACTAGTAAATGATGGCAAAGGGTTGAAAAAAACCTGAAAATATACCCAGTTCAGAGAGCTCCCCTTCTCTTCCAGTCTCTTCAGTCTCAGTATATTGTAACTCCCGAAGACTTGCAGCCTTGGTAGGGAGAAGGGCCAACCCATCTGTTTGAAACTTCTTGCTTTCTCTGCCTGTAAATCAGTCTTACAGAAGTCTTACAAATTAGTTGGCCAAAGTGAGTGCCAGTAGCTTGTTATGTTTGTATACCTTTTGTTGGTGAATCCTTTTTGGAATCTGTTGGGAGTATATATTGTGTGTTtccagtgtctctctctctctctctctctctctaatatCAGCTATCTCCCTTGCACGAGCAACTAA
Proteins encoded:
- the si:ch73-281n10.2 gene encoding non-histone chromosomal protein HMG-14A-like isoform X2, with the translated sequence MGRKKSTVDADASAEPRRKSQRLSDRETEPKPQPEKTKAPPKNKKVKEAAKAKPEEKKEEPQAEKEEAPAENGEDKAEEPAAAADEADGKQEEAEEEEKAAE
- the get1 gene encoding guided entry of tail-anchored proteins factor 1 isoform X1: MAAGYAWFLVLGSVFLCNLMKTLLPTISSFLSKMVQKDAEQESEMRAEIQEMKKEQSSISMMDEFARYARLERKINKMTDKLKTHVKSRTAQQAKMKWVVNIVFYILQAAVMISLIWKYYSDPVTVVPSKWIAPVERLVAFPTGVAGGVGITCWLVVCNKVVTLGLHAVS
- the get1 gene encoding guided entry of tail-anchored proteins factor 1 isoform X3, giving the protein MVQKDAEQESEMRAEIQEMKKEQSSISMMDEFARYARLERKINKMTDKLKTHVKSRTAQQAKMKWVVNIVFYILQAAVMISLIWKYYSDPVTVVPSKWIAPVERLVAFPTGVAGGVGITCWLVVCNKVVTLGLHAVS
- the get1 gene encoding guided entry of tail-anchored proteins factor 1 isoform X2, with amino-acid sequence MTRLKKRPNTSRMTLSSFTLSKMVQKDAEQESEMRAEIQEMKKEQSSISMMDEFARYARLERKINKMTDKLKTHVKSRTAQQAKMKWVVNIVFYILQAAVMISLIWKYYSDPVTVVPSKWIAPVERLVAFPTGVAGGVGITCWLVVCNKVVTLGLHAVS
- the si:ch73-281n10.2 gene encoding non-histone chromosomal protein HMG-14A-like isoform X1; the encoded protein is MICLNLRAEIKQRGGTTVDEQSTVDADASAEPRRKSQRLSDRETEPKPQPEKTKAPPKNKKVKEAAKAKPEEKKEEPQAEKEEAPAENGEDKAEEPAAAADEADGKQEEAEEEEKAAE